One window from the genome of Spirosoma rhododendri encodes:
- a CDS encoding ABC transporter permease — MLRSYFQLALRNLWRNKLYSALNIGGLALGMAISMLMLLYVIHEYNYDRFHPKAQQTVHMTIEQKRDGMQLNSIAVSFAVSDRIKRQVPQVEQMTRLISSDWQGKDIIRYQNQQFFVKDIHYADSSFFDFFAFPMKQGNGRIALSQPSSVILTASLARKFFGQADPMGKTVVFNNTHRLTVSGVLEDLPSNTAFTFPMLISTSSFKQLAPAWRWETAPEGETYFRLSPQITSQQFASFLNKHVKLSDEPKVKVTAIIDPLTDMHIGGFVTNSMVGSYVQTFLWIGISVLLLALINYMNLTTARATARAKEVSMRKVLGGNQRTLIGQFFVESAFVSTLSFCLGVGLMLLLKDPFLSLIDAKIDQAFSVSSFSLLTLAGILLMSILVSGSYPAFVLSRFAPIDTMKGRINLPGNLSVRQVLVVFQFVVSITLIFCTVVAQQQLRYMQTKDLGLNVDQVMGISLSKSLGNHYSSFRQDILAQSGVERIATSAMAFYSGGFNVWSVKTAKIQKPITLAGLSVDSSFVPTLRLRWKNPPQDAVAGQLFINETAAKELGIARNPLGQVLTINDRQQEVRGVVEDFHMSSVKDPIQPTLLMVGPDTSRGFADYNGTLYVRFRKGVDLQQQVKAIGQIVQKHAPDSPFDHYFLDDAFNRLFQTEQRLANVLNVFTAAGILIACLGLFGLVAFSAERRTKEIGIRKVLGASVSSLVSLLSKDFLKLVALAILIASPLAWYTMDNWLQTYTYKITIDWRVFALVSLLALGIAFLTISYQSIKAALVNPVKSLRSE, encoded by the coding sequence ATGCTTCGAAGCTATTTCCAACTTGCCTTACGAAACCTGTGGCGTAACAAATTATACTCCGCTCTGAACATCGGTGGCCTGGCGTTGGGCATGGCCATCAGCATGCTGATGCTGCTATACGTCATACACGAGTACAACTACGACCGCTTTCACCCAAAGGCGCAGCAGACAGTTCACATGACAATCGAGCAGAAACGCGACGGAATGCAGCTCAACTCGATAGCCGTATCGTTTGCGGTGAGTGATCGGATCAAACGTCAGGTGCCGCAGGTGGAGCAAATGACCCGGTTGATCTCCAGCGACTGGCAGGGGAAAGACATTATTCGTTACCAGAATCAGCAGTTTTTCGTCAAAGACATTCACTACGCCGATTCCTCATTCTTCGACTTTTTCGCATTTCCGATGAAACAGGGCAATGGCCGAATTGCCCTCTCGCAACCTAGCTCAGTTATTCTGACAGCATCACTAGCCCGTAAATTCTTCGGTCAAGCTGATCCGATGGGCAAAACGGTAGTATTCAACAACACGCATCGGCTCACGGTATCCGGTGTCTTGGAGGATTTACCGTCGAACACGGCGTTCACGTTTCCAATGCTGATTTCGACCAGCAGCTTCAAGCAGCTTGCCCCCGCCTGGCGCTGGGAAACGGCGCCCGAAGGCGAGACATATTTCCGGCTAAGCCCGCAAATTACTAGTCAGCAGTTCGCATCATTCCTTAATAAGCACGTCAAGCTTTCCGACGAGCCGAAAGTGAAAGTAACGGCCATTATCGACCCACTAACCGACATGCACATCGGTGGATTTGTCACAAACTCAATGGTCGGTAGCTACGTCCAAACCTTTCTCTGGATCGGTATCAGCGTTTTGTTACTGGCGCTCATCAACTACATGAATCTGACAACGGCACGCGCTACAGCACGGGCTAAAGAAGTCAGTATGCGCAAAGTGCTGGGAGGCAATCAACGTACGCTCATCGGCCAGTTTTTTGTCGAATCGGCTTTCGTCAGCACGCTATCGTTTTGCCTGGGCGTTGGTTTGATGCTTCTGCTCAAAGACCCGTTTCTTAGCCTGATCGACGCCAAAATAGATCAGGCCTTTTCGGTCAGTTCCTTTTCGCTACTGACACTTGCGGGTATTCTGCTAATGAGCATTCTGGTGTCGGGCAGCTATCCGGCGTTTGTGCTGTCCCGCTTTGCTCCGATCGATACCATGAAAGGGCGAATCAACCTGCCCGGTAACCTATCGGTTCGGCAAGTATTGGTCGTCTTTCAGTTCGTCGTGTCGATCACGCTGATCTTTTGCACAGTCGTTGCCCAACAGCAACTCCGGTATATGCAGACCAAAGATTTAGGCTTGAATGTCGATCAGGTGATGGGCATCTCGCTGAGTAAATCGCTGGGCAACCACTACAGCAGTTTCCGGCAGGACATACTAGCGCAAAGCGGAGTCGAACGAATTGCGACCAGCGCAATGGCATTTTACAGCGGTGGCTTCAACGTCTGGTCGGTTAAGACGGCTAAAATTCAAAAGCCTATTACACTAGCTGGCCTGAGCGTCGACAGTTCTTTCGTACCGACGCTCAGGTTACGCTGGAAAAATCCGCCACAGGACGCAGTGGCCGGCCAGTTGTTTATCAATGAAACAGCGGCAAAGGAGCTGGGTATCGCCAGGAACCCACTGGGGCAGGTATTAACTATTAACGATAGACAGCAAGAGGTGCGCGGGGTGGTCGAAGACTTCCACATGAGCTCGGTCAAAGACCCAATTCAACCGACATTGCTGATGGTTGGCCCCGACACCAGCCGGGGCTTTGCGGACTACAACGGTACATTGTACGTCCGCTTCCGAAAAGGCGTCGACCTGCAACAGCAAGTCAAGGCTATTGGCCAAATCGTTCAGAAACACGCACCGGACTCTCCATTCGATCACTACTTCCTCGACGATGCGTTTAACCGTCTCTTTCAGACGGAACAGCGGTTGGCCAACGTGCTGAATGTGTTCACGGCTGCCGGTATTCTGATTGCCTGCCTGGGCCTGTTCGGACTCGTCGCTTTCTCGGCGGAACGTCGAACCAAAGAGATTGGTATCCGCAAGGTGCTAGGCGCGAGTGTCAGCAGTCTGGTGAGTCTGCTATCGAAAGATTTTCTGAAACTCGTTGCACTGGCTATTCTGATCGCCAGCCCACTGGCCTGGTATACGATGGACAATTGGTTGCAGACGTATACCTACAAAATTACCATCGACTGGCGCGTCTTCGCCCTCGTCAGCCTACTAGCTCTGGGCATTGCCTTTCTGACTATCAGCTACCAAAGCATCAAAGCCGCGCTCGTCAATCCTGTCAAATCGCTCAGGAGTGAATAA
- a CDS encoding ABC transporter permease — MTSFQPIQTLKGTYRGGNGGWLRKTLVVAQFSASVALVIATLVLHRQLQYMQNKDLGVRLTQRLVIKGPQVAQNGSFKAGTAVLSDELSRLPYVKSFCQTSIIPGNFYNFTANGITRQNPRPGDDKQTYSMGIVDDRFINTYEIKLAAGRNFTVQEAESGYEKSAKVMVNETGARQLGFASAEKAVGQHINWGQPFEIVGVLSDYHHQGLQRAIEPVVFLPRRSVSDLTVQLTTDQVQDKLATLEQLYKAAYPGNPFEFYFADENYNRQYRSEQQYGQVFTAGAALAIFIACLGLFGLATFTTEQRTKEIGVRKVLGASVTSIVALLSKDFLKLVLIAIVIASPLAYYAMNRWLSDFAYRIDISWWVFALAGLLAVSIALLTVSFQSIRAALVNPVKSLRSE; from the coding sequence ATGACATCCTTCCAGCCCATTCAAACGCTGAAAGGCACCTATCGGGGTGGCAACGGCGGCTGGCTGCGTAAAACCCTGGTTGTGGCGCAGTTCAGTGCATCGGTAGCGCTGGTCATTGCCACGCTGGTTCTGCACCGGCAGCTTCAGTACATGCAAAACAAGGACCTTGGTGTGCGGCTGACACAGCGGCTCGTCATCAAAGGGCCACAGGTAGCACAGAATGGTTCGTTCAAGGCCGGCACGGCGGTTCTCAGCGACGAACTCAGCCGACTCCCGTACGTGAAAAGCTTCTGTCAGACGAGTATCATACCGGGCAACTTCTACAATTTCACCGCCAACGGCATTACCAGGCAAAACCCCCGACCCGGCGACGATAAGCAGACCTATTCAATGGGAATCGTTGATGATCGGTTTATAAACACCTACGAAATTAAACTGGCGGCAGGCCGGAATTTTACGGTGCAGGAAGCCGAGTCGGGCTACGAGAAAAGCGCCAAGGTAATGGTCAACGAAACGGGCGCGCGGCAGTTGGGCTTTGCGTCGGCAGAGAAGGCCGTGGGACAGCACATCAACTGGGGGCAGCCGTTTGAGATCGTCGGCGTACTAAGCGATTACCACCATCAGGGACTGCAACGAGCCATTGAACCCGTCGTCTTCCTGCCGCGCCGGTCGGTCAGTGACCTAACGGTTCAGCTGACCACCGATCAGGTACAGGATAAACTGGCCACACTGGAGCAACTCTACAAAGCCGCTTATCCGGGCAATCCGTTCGAGTTTTACTTTGCCGACGAAAACTACAACCGGCAGTACCGGAGCGAACAGCAGTACGGGCAGGTATTTACCGCCGGGGCGGCCCTGGCTATTTTCATCGCCTGCCTGGGCCTGTTCGGCCTCGCAACGTTTACGACCGAGCAGCGTACCAAAGAAATTGGTGTGCGGAAAGTGCTGGGGGCATCCGTAACGAGTATTGTCGCCCTGCTCTCCAAAGACTTCCTCAAGCTGGTTTTGATCGCCATCGTCATCGCGTCGCCACTCGCGTACTATGCCATGAATCGCTGGCTTTCCGACTTCGCTTACCGCATCGATATCTCGTGGTGGGTGTTTGCGCTGGCGGGCTTGCTGGCCGTCAGCATCGCCCTGCTGACAGTAAGTTTTCAGAGTATCCGGGCCGCGCTGGTCAACCCGGTGAAGAGTCTAAGAAGCGAGTAA
- a CDS encoding ABC transporter permease encodes MRKNRVFSFINIAGLALGMAAFVLILEYVAYERSYNQFHKNLPTLYRLLTQNQAGDVWSDMSPPIGPIAKEKFPEVRSFCRIAEHSANGIVSFPGGRSLQSFREDKLAYADASFFSLFTFPLVSGTAASALSQPNTVALSQSRARMYFGNRNPIGQVLTLNNQFGKTLYTVTAVYADMPPNSDLSFDGVFSLQTLNNPANLGGNDWARLDSFYGTYLTTFLQLTEATPPGKPTDFKALEGKINDVAKQINPTGENRFLLQPATTLHLATSLSDVYQTSGSLGFVYLLSGIAGLILLIAWFNYINLSTAGALKRAKEVGVRKVIGAGPGQLAGQFLGESLLLNGLGVGLALLLVGMLQPAFNEFIQKKLSLGVLNTGGFWLAGLGLVLAGAVASGGM; translated from the coding sequence TTGCGTAAAAATCGGGTCTTCTCGTTTATCAATATCGCGGGGCTGGCACTAGGTATGGCTGCTTTCGTGCTGATTCTGGAGTACGTTGCCTACGAGCGCAGCTACAATCAGTTCCATAAGAATCTGCCCACCCTTTACCGGCTGCTCACGCAAAATCAGGCGGGCGATGTGTGGTCAGATATGTCGCCCCCCATCGGACCAATTGCTAAGGAGAAATTCCCGGAAGTGCGCAGTTTCTGCCGCATCGCCGAACACTCCGCCAACGGTATCGTCAGCTTTCCCGGTGGTCGGTCGTTACAGTCGTTCCGGGAGGACAAACTGGCCTACGCTGACGCCAGCTTCTTCTCACTGTTCACCTTTCCACTGGTAAGCGGGACCGCTGCTTCGGCACTTTCCCAGCCCAATACGGTTGCCCTGTCGCAGTCTCGTGCCCGGATGTACTTCGGCAACCGGAATCCAATCGGGCAGGTGCTGACGCTGAATAATCAGTTTGGCAAAACGCTCTACACCGTTACCGCCGTTTACGCCGACATGCCCCCCAATTCGGACCTGTCGTTCGACGGCGTGTTTTCGCTGCAAACGCTGAATAATCCGGCCAATCTGGGCGGCAACGACTGGGCCAGACTAGATAGTTTTTACGGTACCTACCTGACAACGTTTCTCCAGTTAACCGAAGCCACACCGCCGGGCAAGCCAACCGATTTTAAAGCACTAGAGGGCAAAATCAACGACGTTGCCAAACAGATCAACCCGACTGGCGAAAACCGGTTTTTGCTACAGCCCGCCACCACGCTGCACCTGGCAACGTCGTTGAGCGATGTTTACCAGACCAGCGGCAGTCTGGGTTTCGTGTATTTGCTCAGCGGTATTGCCGGGCTTATTCTGCTGATCGCCTGGTTTAATTACATCAACCTGTCGACGGCGGGGGCCCTGAAACGGGCAAAAGAAGTAGGCGTGCGAAAGGTTATCGGTGCCGGACCGGGTCAGCTTGCCGGACAGTTTCTGGGTGAGTCGCTGCTGCTGAACGGGTTAGGCGTTGGGCTGGCGCTACTGCTGGTTGGTATGCTGCAACCAGCGTTCAACGAATTCATCCAGAAAAAGCTGTCACTTGGCGTACTCAACACCGGCGGCTTCTGGCTGGCGGGGCTGGGTCTGGTGCTGGCCGGTGCTGTCGCGTCGGGGGGTATGTAG
- a CDS encoding ABC transporter permease translates to MFRNHLKIAVRALWKNKLFSGLNIVGLGVGMAAVWLMVLYVVNERSYDRFHANADRIVRVVQHAQWQGGNLNIAATPAPFAEALKQDYPEVEKTVRFNQEGGGLITVGDKKLDVPAIFFTDPTVFDVFTFPFLYGDPHTALRGPQRIVLTKSVAEKLFGTASNAVGKVIEFSNHFPNTVTGVIEDVPTNSHLQFGALRSLPDNYTSGWQQAELFTYLLLAKGSEPESLSAKLGGFFSKYLKKEMGDVTYRLELQPLSSIHLHSHLDYEISANGNARTVSIFAAVAALILLIACINYINLNTVRALKRTREVGVRKAVGSFRLQLIGQFLTESLLMTLLAGLVSASLVVMALPYFNRLADKALSLGNWADIMLTVVLFSVLIGTLSGLYPALRMSGFRPVPALRGQQSTHQQPVRLRQALVVFQFVATVALIACSGIVYRQMQFVRQADLGFNKEQVLTFHIDDEAVRQRVDALKEALLRNPLIESAAAASNPIGNNNIGGSGMFFEQQGAFGANAQLVQKFLVDPDYLTTLEIGLVSGRNFSESFKSDASNAVLINQTLARQLGPRPVGKRVRYVIDQANHTAEARIVGVVKDFHTYSLQHKVEPLVLQMPTASDKDNLYVRIRAGNVSAALAYIQTVYRTFSPTATLDFHFLDENFSKQYQAEQKQGDVLLTFTVLAVFIACLGLFGLVAFAAEQRTKEIGVRKVLGASVASIVGLLSRDFLKLVLIAVIIASPLAWYAMHRWLQNFAYKIDLAWWLFALAGLLTTGIALLTVSFQSIRAALVNPVKSLRSE, encoded by the coding sequence ATGTTCCGAAATCACCTTAAAATCGCAGTCCGGGCACTCTGGAAAAACAAGCTTTTCAGTGGTCTCAACATAGTCGGGCTGGGCGTCGGTATGGCGGCTGTCTGGCTCATGGTTTTGTACGTGGTCAACGAGCGAAGTTATGACCGCTTTCACGCCAACGCCGACCGCATTGTCCGGGTAGTACAACACGCGCAGTGGCAGGGCGGAAACCTCAACATCGCGGCCACGCCAGCCCCCTTCGCGGAAGCCCTGAAACAAGACTACCCGGAGGTTGAAAAGACGGTTCGCTTTAACCAGGAAGGCGGTGGCTTAATTACGGTTGGCGACAAAAAACTGGACGTCCCCGCCATCTTCTTCACCGACCCGACGGTGTTCGATGTGTTCACGTTTCCCTTTCTGTACGGCGATCCGCACACAGCCCTCCGCGGTCCGCAGCGTATCGTGCTGACGAAAAGCGTAGCCGAAAAACTGTTCGGCACTGCCAGCAACGCAGTCGGTAAAGTCATTGAGTTTAGTAATCATTTTCCGAATACCGTAACCGGCGTCATCGAGGACGTACCGACTAATTCGCACCTACAATTCGGCGCCTTGCGTTCCTTGCCCGACAACTACACCAGTGGGTGGCAACAGGCCGAACTATTCACGTATCTGTTGCTGGCCAAGGGCAGTGAACCCGAAAGCCTTTCGGCAAAACTGGGCGGCTTCTTTTCCAAATACCTGAAAAAAGAGATGGGCGACGTAACGTATCGACTGGAGCTACAACCCCTGTCGTCGATTCACCTGCACTCGCATCTGGACTACGAAATCAGTGCAAATGGCAACGCTCGTACGGTTTCTATTTTTGCCGCTGTAGCTGCGCTGATTTTGCTGATTGCCTGCATCAATTATATCAACCTGAACACGGTTCGCGCCCTCAAACGGACACGCGAAGTCGGTGTTCGGAAAGCGGTCGGCTCCTTTCGGCTGCAACTGATCGGGCAGTTCCTGACCGAATCGCTGCTTATGACGCTACTGGCGGGGCTGGTTAGCGCCAGTCTGGTCGTTATGGCGTTACCGTACTTCAACCGGCTCGCCGATAAAGCGTTGTCGCTCGGCAACTGGGCTGACATTATGCTAACGGTTGTTTTGTTTTCGGTGCTCATTGGTACGCTGAGCGGCCTCTATCCCGCCCTGCGGATGTCGGGCTTTCGCCCCGTACCGGCCCTACGTGGTCAGCAGAGTACCCACCAACAACCGGTTAGGCTCCGGCAGGCGCTGGTTGTGTTTCAGTTCGTCGCCACGGTGGCGCTCATCGCCTGCTCCGGGATTGTGTACCGGCAGATGCAGTTTGTCAGACAGGCAGATTTAGGGTTCAACAAAGAACAGGTACTTACCTTTCACATCGACGACGAAGCCGTCCGGCAACGCGTCGACGCGCTCAAAGAAGCCCTGCTCCGCAACCCGCTGATCGAAAGCGCTGCTGCGGCCAGCAATCCGATCGGCAACAATAATATCGGCGGCTCGGGTATGTTTTTCGAGCAACAGGGTGCGTTTGGGGCCAATGCGCAGCTGGTTCAGAAATTTCTCGTCGACCCGGACTATCTGACGACGCTGGAAATCGGTCTGGTGAGCGGCCGTAATTTTTCCGAGTCCTTTAAAAGCGACGCATCGAACGCCGTGCTGATCAATCAGACGCTGGCCCGGCAGCTTGGCCCTCGGCCGGTTGGCAAACGGGTCCGCTACGTCATCGATCAGGCCAACCACACCGCCGAAGCCCGCATCGTTGGCGTGGTCAAGGACTTTCACACCTATTCGCTACAGCATAAAGTCGAGCCACTGGTGTTGCAAATGCCCACAGCCTCCGACAAAGACAATCTGTACGTTCGTATTCGCGCGGGCAACGTATCGGCAGCTCTGGCGTACATCCAGACCGTTTACCGAACGTTTTCCCCCACGGCCACGCTCGATTTTCACTTTCTGGACGAAAATTTCTCGAAGCAGTATCAGGCGGAGCAGAAGCAGGGCGACGTGCTATTGACGTTTACGGTACTGGCTGTATTCATCGCCTGCCTGGGGCTGTTCGGGTTGGTAGCCTTTGCGGCCGAACAGCGTACCAAGGAGATTGGCGTTCGGAAAGTACTGGGCGCGTCAGTCGCCAGCATTGTCGGGCTGCTGTCCCGCGATTTTCTCAAGCTGGTCCTGATCGCCGTCATTATCGCGTCGCCCCTCGCCTGGTACGCCATGCATCGGTGGCTTCAAAACTTTGCCTACAAGATTGACCTGGCCTGGTGGCTATTCGCACTGGCTGGTCTACTGACTACGGGCATCGCTTTACTCACGGTGAGTTTTCAAAGTATCCGGGCCGCGCTGGTCAATCCAGTTAAATCGCTTCGTTCCGAATAA
- a CDS encoding LytR/AlgR family response regulator transcription factor gives MALTAIAIDDEPQALEVIRLHAAKVSFLQLDATFTDAFEAITYLQTHRVDLVFLDIKMPDISGVEVVKCLPRNPMVIFTTAYSDYAVQGFELDAVDYLLKPFSLARFLKACTKALDSQTARSDEAPFIFVKTGYEEEKVWVDDILYLEADGNYLSYVLPNRRLLSRQTMADALQLLPPSLFLRVHRSYAVAVRKIDKIARQEVSVAGYTIPIGASYEHTLTDIRASLNLR, from the coding sequence ATGGCCCTGACTGCTATTGCTATCGACGACGAACCGCAGGCACTGGAAGTAATCCGGCTGCATGCTGCCAAGGTCTCTTTCCTGCAACTGGACGCTACGTTTACCGACGCCTTCGAGGCCATTACGTATCTGCAAACGCACCGCGTCGACCTGGTTTTTCTGGATATAAAGATGCCCGATATTTCGGGGGTTGAGGTGGTGAAGTGCCTGCCCCGGAATCCGATGGTGATCTTCACGACGGCATACTCCGATTACGCCGTACAGGGTTTTGAACTCGACGCGGTCGATTACCTGCTGAAGCCGTTTTCACTGGCGCGTTTCCTGAAAGCCTGTACAAAAGCACTCGATAGTCAGACAGCCCGTTCGGACGAAGCCCCGTTTATTTTCGTCAAAACGGGCTATGAAGAAGAGAAAGTTTGGGTGGATGACATTCTGTACCTCGAAGCCGACGGCAACTACCTGTCGTATGTGCTGCCAAACCGGCGGCTCCTTAGTCGGCAAACCATGGCCGACGCCTTGCAGCTACTGCCGCCCAGTCTGTTTTTACGGGTGCATCGGTCATACGCCGTCGCCGTCCGCAAGATTGACAAAATAGCACGTCAGGAAGTGAGCGTTGCCGGTTACACCATTCCCATTGGCGCGTCGTACGAGCATACGCTGACTGACATACGAGCCAGCCTCAATCTGCGCTGA
- a CDS encoding sensor histidine kinase, whose product MQDHSRTRYVEPLFLIGLATVYVVRRLIAEVNQLNGMIGLSASGNGISAGTYWPDLGNYDHTLNNNIPLILGVGLFLGAWAAFHYLAYPRLSEEMGSRTGWLYVGLTIVLLLSSAFVYHYLKLHVRYKQLETGDIYGLQAYSLYRKRTVLADAIGLGILLATYEIIRGYYAYLSDKTQQESLPVLRVVGYLLISGITVLLVFFAMDLHLPPTLWQGTFRDILQILGLGIQVHFFQSFIYRTILSKSADLRTVSPYTLGVFLLAVLAATTVIWEAGTQFYYHALDPIITFSAIVVLCSAAIAYGRRVLNREKLVLQTQISAKSAELSSLRAQINPHFLFNALNSLYATALKENSEKTADGIQKLGDMMRFMLQENNRDRIPLDKEVEYLHNYIDIQRMRVDETHPIEIRVNIQQPNREIYLAPMLLTPFVENAFKHGISLRNPSWIFITLTLDATKLYFKVHNSRHPRPAESTDPEREQSGVGLDNVRKRLELIYPGRHTLDIQQSEQDYFVSLTLVYW is encoded by the coding sequence ATGCAGGACCATTCACGCACACGATACGTAGAACCGTTATTTCTGATCGGCCTGGCCACTGTTTACGTCGTCCGTCGACTGATCGCCGAGGTCAATCAGTTAAATGGGATGATTGGCCTTTCAGCCAGTGGCAACGGCATTTCGGCTGGTACCTATTGGCCGGATCTGGGCAATTACGATCACACGTTGAACAACAATATCCCCCTGATTCTGGGCGTCGGCCTGTTTCTGGGTGCCTGGGCTGCATTTCACTACCTAGCGTATCCGCGTCTGTCGGAAGAAATGGGGAGCCGTACAGGCTGGCTGTACGTCGGGCTGACGATCGTGCTGCTGCTGTCGAGTGCGTTTGTGTACCACTACCTGAAGCTGCACGTCCGGTACAAACAACTTGAGACGGGAGACATTTACGGGCTTCAGGCTTATTCGCTCTACCGGAAACGAACCGTGCTGGCCGATGCCATCGGGCTGGGGATTCTGCTGGCTACGTACGAGATCATCCGGGGCTACTACGCGTACTTGTCCGACAAAACCCAGCAGGAGTCGTTACCTGTTCTTCGCGTCGTCGGGTATCTGTTGATCAGTGGTATCACTGTCTTACTGGTGTTTTTCGCGATGGATCTACACCTGCCTCCCACCTTATGGCAGGGTACGTTCCGCGATATTTTGCAGATTTTGGGACTGGGCATTCAGGTTCATTTTTTCCAGTCGTTCATTTACAGAACCATACTCAGCAAATCGGCTGATCTCAGGACAGTTTCGCCCTACACACTAGGCGTCTTTCTGCTGGCGGTCCTTGCTGCAACGACCGTTATCTGGGAGGCTGGCACCCAGTTTTATTACCACGCCCTCGACCCGATTATTACGTTCAGCGCCATCGTCGTGCTTTGTTCGGCTGCGATTGCCTACGGACGCCGGGTGCTGAACCGCGAGAAACTAGTCCTTCAAACGCAGATATCTGCCAAGTCGGCCGAACTGTCTAGCCTCCGCGCGCAGATCAACCCACACTTTCTGTTCAATGCGCTGAATAGTCTGTACGCAACGGCGCTCAAGGAAAACAGCGAAAAAACCGCCGACGGCATTCAGAAGCTGGGCGATATGATGCGGTTTATGCTCCAGGAAAATAATCGCGACCGTATACCGCTCGACAAGGAAGTCGAGTACCTGCACAACTACATCGACATTCAGCGAATGCGCGTCGACGAAACCCACCCCATCGAAATTCGGGTGAACATTCAGCAGCCTAACCGTGAGATCTACCTCGCTCCCATGCTACTGACGCCGTTCGTCGAAAACGCGTTTAAGCACGGCATCAGCTTGCGGAACCCCTCCTGGATTTTTATCACGCTCACGCTGGACGCAACCAAGCTGTATTTCAAAGTTCACAACTCGCGCCACCCCCGCCCGGCCGAATCGACCGACCCCGAACGAGAACAGTCAGGCGTCGGGCTGGACAATGTTCGCAAGCGGCTGGAGCTGATTTATCCGGGCCGGCACACGCTCGACATTCAGCAGTCAGAACAGGACTATTTCGTCTCACTGACGCTGGTATACTGGTAA